A segment of the Anopheles cruzii chromosome 2, idAnoCruzAS_RS32_06, whole genome shotgun sequence genome:
AACGTCTCGCTGAGGCCACAAGCTTTCGAATGGTGGACCCACATTTGTTTGACCGTTTGGTATCATTCGGGCTTCTTAAAGACATTCGTAGTCGGGACTCGAGCTCTGATTGAAAGAAATAGCAAAGGCCAAACGGAGGTCTCTACAAGGGAAGACGAGAGAAAGGCATTTGATCGATGGTAATCGTGGGGGAAGATCCGTTGCACGGTCCGTTTCGCGCCTCCAACAAACCGAGGAAGATAAATTGATCGTTTAAATATGCATTCATTGAATCATCTTACGGCGTCGCGGATTATTGGCCTTTATGTACCGTTTTTCTCCGAACACCCGCGGTTTGTTGCACCGTTTATCTGTACGATGGGGGCCAATAGGAATGCTCCTGCAGGGGCCAGGGCGCAGTGCTGATAAACGACTACCGCAATTGTGGCTATCTGCCGTGCCGTCGAGCACGGTAATCAGTTCAGCCACAACACCCGCGATGGAGGGCGCCTGAGATGTGCAACGGCCTCAATTAGTGTCGGTGGAGTAGGTGGAAAAAACCCCGATATGCAGGCCCGAAGGACACCGGGCTAACGATTTCTGGTGAAGTGCGTTGCGTTATCGGGGTAAATTTCCAATTCAAAACATTGCCCACGCGTGCGGAAAGCATAACACACATAAACATCTCGTGGTCGATGTGTCCCTTGACGCCGAATCTAGTCTTTGTTACAGCGCATCACCGTGGGCCGTGTGAGGAACCGCTTTTCTAGTCGGAAATCAGGTTCCTCCGAAATTCCCtcgcggttgctgctgctgataaaTATGCTTTTACTTTCGATTGTGCTCGACTGCCAGGTTCCAGCCCCGATGCTCGGTGATTGCGACAAAATGGGCAGCGTCCAGCGACTGCGCAAGGTACCTCTGTGTTCCGATGCAaaagcgcaacgcaacgcgccaTATACACGGGGAGGTGATGGCGTAGcgcgcgcaccacacacaagtCAAAAATCCACAGCTCGCGATCGCCGCGACGATCGCTGCTGGATCGCTCCGTCAGTACCGATCGAGCACGCGACACGAAACGTTGACCGCCGCAGCCGGTGTCCCATTTGTGAGTTCCATGTCTCGCGACTTCAACTTGGTGGAAAGGCCATAAAATAGACCACTTCAACACGCCGACCGAGCCGAAGATAGTGCGTGAtcgtctgcgtgtgtgcgtacggAGAGAGGCGGAGGTCGAAGAGATATATTTAGCGAATCTCTCGCCGGTTAAGACGTCTTGCGTCTTATGGTTTGACCCGTTTTCATGTGCGTACGAGTGATAAGCGCCTGACagtagtggtggtgctggtggtgctggtgataGTCGCGCACATAACCTCCTCTCGAAGAGTGGCGGAAATGTGCAATTGAAGCTATCAAGCCGTTGAAAGGTCAACCCCGTTGGTACgaggccgcccgcccgcatTAAACCTCCATCCAGCAGTCACccgcagcaggagcagcggcaccggaaacgatggTTCTTTCCGTGTTCATGGTGCAAACGCTGACCACGCTGGTGGAGCCTCCGCCGACGATCAGCGGCCCGAAAGGGTTGGTGCACCCGGCTCAGCAACCGCAGGCCAACATTGCCGTGTTTATGTTTCTCTTTATGCTGTGCGTCCTCGAGGTCGTCTTCGTGAAGCTGATCGCCCTGACGTCCTTCGGTAGTGAAGCCACCACGACCCCTGCGGCGACCCCAGCAACGACCCCGACGGTAACGCTTTCGCCGCCGATGGCCGCGACACCAAACCGCAGCGAATCGTGAGGACACGGCGATCGTCGATGACGAAACGGCCAGGCGAGACGGCCGAGTGTCTGTGTTGCCCTTGGCCAATGCTACCAATCCGGCTACACGAGCGAAAGCAGCCGAGACAAACGTCGGGACTCGAAGATCAGGCGGAGAATGTGGCAAATAATCGCCAAATTTTTTACCACCGGAACAGTGCTCGACGAGAGTTGTGATACGCGGGTTGCTGGAACTCGCATTCGGTCGGATTAAATAAGTATTAGGTAACGGTGCCGTTAG
Coding sequences within it:
- the LOC128269309 gene encoding uncharacterized protein LOC128269309, producing MVLSVFMVQTLTTLVEPPPTISGPKGLVHPAQQPQANIAVFMFLFMLCVLEVVFVKLIALTSFGSEATTTPAATPATTPTVTLSPPMAATPNRSES